One genomic region from Sulfurimonas sp. encodes:
- a CDS encoding pyridoxal phosphate-dependent aminotransferase — translation MLTNRVNILSESITIAITTLAGELKAQGKDILSFSAGEPDFGTPQVIKDAAIAAINADFTKYTAVDGIIELREAIANKLKRDNGLTYAPNQIIVNNGAKHSLFNLFSATIEDGAEVIIPAPYWVTYPELVNYCGGKVIEIHTHDYDSFKITPEQLKNAITPKTKMLILTTPSNPTGSIYTKDELTELGKVLEGTDIIVASDEMYEKLTYEGEFTSVASVSEDMFKRTVTINGLSKSVAMTGWRFGYMAAYDTDLIKATKKLQSQSTSNINSITQKAAIAGLDGSADADIAMMREEFIKRRDEAMKLINEIDGLSVVKPDGAFYLFVNIKDVSSDSLSFAKDLLDKKLVAVVPGVAFGSDGYFRMSFATDINTIRTGIARIAEFVKELKV, via the coding sequence ATGCTAACTAATCGCGTAAACATACTATCTGAATCAATCACGATTGCTATTACAACACTTGCTGGGGAGTTAAAAGCTCAAGGTAAAGATATTCTTAGTTTTTCTGCTGGTGAGCCTGATTTTGGAACGCCACAAGTAATTAAAGATGCTGCTATCGCTGCAATTAATGCTGACTTTACAAAATACACAGCTGTTGATGGAATCATTGAACTAAGAGAAGCTATTGCCAATAAGCTAAAAAGAGATAATGGTTTAACTTATGCTCCTAATCAAATTATAGTTAACAATGGTGCTAAACACTCTTTATTTAACCTTTTTTCTGCAACAATTGAAGATGGTGCCGAAGTTATCATTCCTGCTCCTTACTGGGTTACATATCCTGAATTAGTAAATTATTGTGGTGGTAAAGTTATTGAAATTCATACACATGATTATGATTCATTTAAAATAACACCTGAGCAACTTAAAAATGCTATCACTCCTAAAACAAAGATGCTAATTCTAACTACACCATCTAACCCAACTGGTTCCATATACACAAAAGATGAACTTACAGAACTTGGAAAAGTTTTAGAAGGTACAGATATTATAGTTGCAAGTGATGAGATGTATGAAAAACTAACTTATGAAGGTGAGTTTACTTCTGTAGCATCTGTAAGTGAAGATATGTTTAAAAGAACTGTAACTATCAATGGTCTAAGTAAATCAGTTGCAATGACTGGATGGAGATTTGGTTATATGGCAGCATATGACACAGATCTTATCAAAGCAACTAAGAAACTACAATCTCAAAGTACATCAAACATCAACTCTATCACTCAAAAAGCAGCTATCGCTGGTTTAGATGGAAGTGCAGATGCTGATATAGCAATGATGAGAGAAGAATTCATCAAAAGAAGAGATGAGGCAATGAAACTTATTAATGAAATAGATGGACTAAGTGTTGTAAAACCAGATGGTGCATTTTACCTATTTGTAAATATTAAAGATGTTTCTTCTGATTCTCTTTCATTTGCAAAAGATTTACTTGATAAAAAATTGGTTGCTGTTGTTCCAGGTGTTGCTTTTGGTAGTGATGGTTACTTTAGAATGAGTTTTGCGACCGATATAAATACTATTCGCACAGGTATTGCTAGAATAGCAGAATTTGTCAAAGAGTTAAAAGTATAA
- the lpxD gene encoding UDP-3-O-(3-hydroxymyristoyl)glucosamine N-acyltransferase — MKLSAIASILECKVNFKDININGMNALKDAKADEVSFVANSKYVKDIQTTKAGAVIVPDSLVEYVPEACIALVVENSYWSMAILSKYFAPPVEDEKLLDALIGDGSKISSKAEIAKGAKIGNNCTILAHVYVGCEAVVGDNTIIYPNVTVYRDCHIGSDCIIHSNTAIGADGFGFATNAQGEHKKIYQNGNVIIEDDVEIGSNVSVDRAVFGSTLIKKGVRIDNLVQIGHNCEIGEYSVFVAQSGSAGSTKLGRNVVVGGQSAFAGHLEIAPFSTFAARSGITKNITKSGLTFSGFPLMEHKLWLKLQVKIARLLK, encoded by the coding sequence ATGAAACTAAGTGCTATTGCTTCTATATTAGAGTGTAAAGTGAATTTTAAAGATATAAATATAAATGGAATGAACGCTTTAAAAGATGCAAAAGCTGATGAAGTTTCTTTTGTAGCAAACTCAAAATATGTTAAAGATATTCAAACTACAAAAGCTGGAGCTGTTATAGTTCCAGACTCTTTAGTTGAGTATGTTCCAGAGGCTTGTATAGCCTTGGTAGTTGAAAATTCATACTGGTCAATGGCAATTCTTTCAAAGTACTTTGCACCACCTGTTGAGGATGAAAAACTCCTAGATGCTTTGATAGGTGATGGTAGTAAAATATCTTCTAAAGCCGAAATCGCAAAAGGTGCTAAGATTGGTAATAATTGTACGATTTTGGCTCATGTTTATGTTGGTTGTGAGGCTGTTGTAGGTGATAATACAATCATCTATCCTAATGTAACTGTTTATAGAGATTGCCATATTGGGAGTGATTGTATTATCCATTCTAACACTGCTATTGGTGCTGATGGTTTTGGTTTTGCTACAAATGCTCAAGGTGAACATAAAAAAATATATCAAAATGGAAATGTTATTATAGAAGATGATGTTGAGATTGGTAGTAATGTAAGTGTTGATAGGGCTGTTTTTGGTTCTACGCTTATTAAAAAAGGTGTTCGCATTGATAATCTTGTTCAGATTGGACACAACTGCGAGATAGGCGAATACAGTGTGTTTGTTGCTCAATCAGGAAGTGCTGGTTCAACGAAACTTGGGCGAAATGTTGTTGTTGGTGGGCAGTCTGCATTTGCAGGTCATTTAGAAATAGCACCATTTTCTACTTTTGCAGCAAGAAGTGGAATAACTAAAAATATTACTAAAAGTGGCTTAACTTTTTCTGGCTTTCCTTTGATGGAGCATAAGTTATGGCTAAAACTTCAGGTTAAAATAGCTAGACTATTGAAATAG
- the ilvN gene encoding acetolactate synthase small subunit, giving the protein MADNERRVISVIVINEASVLSRITDLFSGRGYNITSLTVAPIPDSKYSRLTIVTSGSVRVIEQITKQLHKLVPVLRVYEHADLVEKEMALIKFPISENITDINTLCEAYNGKIVNVGENVIIAMVADEPKRIENFLRIIKRYNPKEIVVSGAVALER; this is encoded by the coding sequence ATGGCTGATAATGAAAGAAGAGTTATATCGGTTATTGTTATTAATGAGGCGAGTGTTTTATCTCGTATAACAGACCTTTTTTCTGGTCGTGGATACAATATCACATCTTTAACTGTTGCTCCTATTCCTGATAGTAAATACTCAAGGTTAACTATTGTGACTTCTGGATCTGTTCGTGTTATAGAACAAATTACAAAACAACTACACAAACTTGTTCCAGTTTTGAGAGTTTATGAACATGCTGATTTAGTGGAAAAAGAGATGGCATTGATAAAATTTCCAATAAGTGAAAATATTACAGATATAAACACTCTATGTGAAGCATACAATGGAAAAATTGTTAATGTTGGAGAAAATGTTATTATTGCTATGGTTGCAGATGAACCAAAAAGAATAGAAAACTTTTTAAGAATCATTAAAAGATACAATCCAAAAGAGATTGTTGTTAGTGGTGCTGTTGCACTAGAGAGATAG
- a CDS encoding acetolactate synthase large subunit, with translation MQISGAQMVIEALIAEGVNTVFGYPGGAIMNVYDEIYKQDGFVHILNRHEQASIHAAEGYAKASGKVGVAMITSGPGFTNAVTGLADAYMDSIPLVVISGQVPMSLIGTDGFQEIDAVGISRPCTKHNYLVTDAADLARILKEAFYIARSGRPGPVHVDIPKDVTAQIAEFDYDVQLQLETYKPHTKGNPRQIKKAIEAIAKAKRPLFYLGGGIINANAAYEVRDFIHKTGIPAVETFMARGVLSYDDDLLIGMLGMHGSYASNMAMSETDLVIALGARFDDRVTGKLSEFAKNAGVIHVDIDPASISKLINADYPIVGDVKNVVVDMLELISKINSDKYQPWRETVENFAQLHPLTYHEDSDRLKPQWVIERVGQLLGDDANISTDVGQHQMWTGQFYPFTRPRQFISSGGLGTMGFGFPAAMGVKAASPDKVSINFTGDGSILMNCQELMTAVEQKLPVINIILNNNFLGMVRQWQTLFYDKRHSETDLSVQPDFVKLSEAFGGLGYRVHTKEEFDAALKDAIEKNIVTFIEVIVHRMENVMPMVPAGGSLFNMMLLEKKEK, from the coding sequence ATGCAAATTTCTGGTGCACAGATGGTCATTGAAGCTTTAATCGCAGAGGGAGTAAACACAGTTTTTGGTTATCCGGGTGGAGCGATAATGAATGTCTATGATGAAATTTATAAACAAGATGGCTTTGTTCATATTTTAAATAGACATGAACAAGCATCTATTCACGCGGCTGAAGGTTATGCAAAAGCTAGTGGTAAAGTTGGTGTTGCTATGATTACATCAGGACCTGGTTTTACAAATGCAGTAACAGGTTTAGCAGACGCATACATGGATTCTATCCCTTTGGTTGTAATTTCTGGACAGGTTCCAATGAGTTTAATCGGTACTGATGGTTTTCAAGAAATAGATGCGGTTGGAATCTCACGTCCTTGTACAAAGCATAATTACCTTGTAACAGATGCAGCTGATTTAGCACGTATTTTAAAAGAAGCATTTTATATAGCACGTTCTGGTCGTCCTGGTCCTGTGCATGTGGATATTCCAAAAGATGTAACGGCTCAAATAGCCGAGTTTGATTACGATGTCCAACTTCAATTAGAGACATATAAACCTCATACTAAAGGTAATCCTCGTCAAATTAAAAAAGCTATTGAAGCTATTGCTAAAGCAAAGCGTCCTCTTTTTTATCTTGGTGGTGGAATTATTAATGCAAATGCAGCTTATGAAGTAAGAGACTTTATTCATAAAACTGGAATCCCTGCTGTTGAAACATTTATGGCGAGAGGTGTTCTTTCTTATGATGATGATTTACTTATCGGAATGTTAGGAATGCATGGTTCATATGCTTCAAATATGGCGATGAGTGAAACAGATTTAGTTATTGCTCTTGGCGCAAGATTTGATGACCGTGTAACTGGTAAATTATCAGAATTTGCTAAAAATGCTGGAGTTATTCATGTAGATATTGATCCAGCATCTATATCAAAACTAATAAACGCAGATTACCCAATAGTTGGTGATGTTAAAAATGTTGTTGTTGATATGTTAGAGTTGATTTCTAAAATAAATTCTGATAAATATCAACCTTGGAGAGAAACAGTTGAGAATTTTGCACAGCTTCATCCATTAACTTATCATGAAGATAGTGATCGTCTTAAGCCTCAATGGGTTATCGAGCGTGTTGGTCAACTTCTAGGTGATGATGCAAATATTTCAACAGATGTTGGACAGCATCAGATGTGGACAGGTCAATTTTATCCATTTACTCGTCCTCGTCAGTTTATAAGTTCTGGTGGACTTGGAACTATGGGTTTTGGTTTTCCTGCAGCTATGGGTGTTAAGGCAGCATCTCCAGATAAAGTTAGTATAAACTTTACGGGAGATGGTTCAATTCTTATGAACTGTCAAGAATTAATGACAGCGGTTGAGCAGAAATTACCAGTAATCAATATTATATTAAATAATAACTTTCTTGGAATGGTTCGTCAATGGCAAACACTTTTTTATGATAAACGACATAGTGAAACAGACTTAAGTGTTCAACCAGATTTTGTAAAATTATCAGAAGCTTTTGGTGGACTTGGTTATAGAGTTCATACAAAAGAAGAGTTTGATGCAGCCCTAAAAGATGCAATAGAAAAAAATATTGTTACTTTTATAGAGGTTATTGTTCATAGAATGGAAAATGTTATGCCAATGGTACCAGCAGGTGGAAGCCTGTTTAATATGATGCTACTAGAGAAAAAGGAGAAATAA
- a CDS encoding CoA-binding protein: protein MECEFASVTSNKQEIKEIFDKTKTIAILGLSPDESKASHRVAKYLQAQGFKIVPIYPKGDTILGEKVFRSLAEIPFNVDMVDIFRKPKAFDAIVDACIERGDVKVFWGQLGLVNNEAAQKAKDAGMKVVQNHCPKLSYKIE, encoded by the coding sequence ATGGAATGTGAATTCGCATCAGTAACTTCAAATAAACAAGAAATAAAAGAAATTTTTGATAAAACTAAAACTATTGCTATATTGGGGCTTTCTCCTGATGAGTCAAAAGCTAGTCATAGAGTTGCTAAATACCTTCAAGCACAAGGTTTTAAAATAGTTCCTATTTATCCAAAAGGTGACACTATTTTAGGTGAAAAAGTTTTTCGTTCATTAGCCGAAATACCTTTTAATGTTGATATGGTAGATATTTTTAGAAAACCAAAGGCTTTTGATGCGATTGTAGATGCCTGTATTGAGCGTGGGGATGTAAAAGTTTTTTGGGGTCAATTAGGTTTAGTGAATAATGAAGCAGCTCAAAAAGCTAAAGATGCAGGGATGAAGGTAGTTCAAAACCATTGTCCAAAATTGAGTTACAAAATAGAGTAG
- a CDS encoding DUF2400 family protein codes for MFLRWMVRKDNIDMGLWKNINKADLIMPLDTHTFNVSLKLGLLKRKTYDLQSAIELTQTLKIFDKDDPLKYDFALYRIGQEKIL; via the coding sequence ATGTTTCTTAGATGGATGGTTAGAAAAGATAACATCGATATGGGTTTATGGAAAAACATAAATAAAGCCGATTTAATCATGCCATTAGATACGCATACCTTTAATGTTTCTCTAAAACTAGGACTTCTTAAGAGAAAAACTTATGATCTTCAATCTGCTATAGAACTAACACAAACCCTTAAAATATTTGATAAAGATGACCCTCTAAAGTATGATTTTGCACTTTATCGTATAGGACAAGAGAAAATTTTATAA
- a CDS encoding DUF2400 family protein codes for MISSALKQRLDLEVKKRNTIGEVSKDNLDPILVAHRYKDSTISLICALFAYGNVKQIVKFLDSLDFSLLSKSDEEIEKALENHYYRFQKSKDVIALFIVLKRLNKESSLEEIFKNTYNKNKSVIEGIHALIEKLYSLYPHTSQGYNF; via the coding sequence ATTATATCATCTGCATTAAAACAAAGACTTGATTTAGAAGTAAAAAAACGAAATACAATCGGTGAAGTATCAAAAGATAACTTAGACCCTATTTTAGTTGCACATAGATACAAAGACTCTACAATCTCTTTAATTTGTGCCTTATTCGCTTATGGAAATGTGAAACAAATAGTTAAGTTTTTAGATTCTCTTGATTTCTCTCTTTTGAGTAAAAGTGATGAAGAGATAGAAAAAGCCTTAGAAAATCATTACTATAGATTTCAAAAATCAAAAGATGTTATAGCACTTTTTATTGTTTTAAAACGCTTAAATAAAGAAAGTTCTTTAGAAGAGATTTTTAAAAACACCTATAATAAAAACAAAAGTGTTATAGAAGGTATTCACGCTCTTATAGAAAAGCTTTACTCTCTATATCCGCATACTTCCCAAGGTTATAATTTTTAA
- a CDS encoding RNA polymerase factor sigma-54 gives MAALRQTQSVETKHKLSNTLRNWLPILHSSLGDLGEAMAPFVESNPVIEVESGYEEEFEKKIPKKIISGHVSNSRTEQIEALTIQKKSLYEVLDEQIGKPLFPTPKSQEIAYFVVANLDENGYYEGDTENFCSLNNMSVEDFEKIRLRFAHVEPVGIGAKDLSESFLFQLDSADISDEAYPLCVEVIKDMQEIHNYSSQKHFSEVMRVLGTFKNPPSIEYQEESAQVVPDLMIFFNDENSIEIKLNDAYYPTINIDTNYAVKHEFITQKIKEAKSLVDALDMRRATLYKVGLMIIEYQYEFFTGGQIMPLTLKTLADEFGHNPSTISRAIANKYIACDRGVLAMKEFFTTAIDDDVSNAAIKEFLVGIVKKESREKPLSDMKLLDLIQDKFKVKMVRRTIAKYRKQLNIAGSSERKKLYHLH, from the coding sequence ATGGCGGCACTAAGGCAAACTCAAAGCGTTGAAACAAAGCATAAGCTTTCCAATACTTTACGAAATTGGTTGCCTATTTTACACTCAAGTTTAGGTGATTTAGGTGAGGCTATGGCTCCTTTTGTTGAGTCAAATCCAGTTATAGAAGTTGAGTCTGGTTATGAAGAAGAATTTGAGAAAAAGATACCTAAAAAAATTATAAGCGGACATGTAAGTAACTCAAGAACAGAACAGATAGAAGCCTTGACAATACAAAAAAAGTCACTTTACGAAGTTTTAGATGAGCAGATAGGAAAACCTCTTTTTCCCACACCTAAATCTCAAGAAATTGCCTACTTTGTTGTAGCCAATTTAGATGAAAATGGTTACTATGAAGGTGATACTGAGAATTTTTGCTCTTTAAATAATATGAGTGTTGAAGATTTTGAAAAAATTCGTTTAAGGTTTGCACATGTTGAGCCAGTTGGTATCGGAGCAAAAGATTTATCAGAGTCGTTCTTATTTCAGTTGGATAGTGCAGATATTAGCGATGAAGCTTACCCTTTATGTGTTGAAGTTATAAAAGATATGCAAGAGATTCATAATTATTCAAGTCAAAAGCATTTTAGTGAAGTTATGCGTGTTTTAGGTACTTTTAAAAACCCTCCGTCTATAGAGTATCAAGAAGAATCTGCTCAAGTTGTACCAGATTTGATGATATTTTTTAATGATGAAAACTCAATAGAGATAAAACTAAACGATGCTTATTACCCGACTATAAATATAGATACAAATTATGCAGTAAAACATGAATTTATAACTCAAAAAATAAAAGAAGCAAAAAGTTTAGTAGATGCTCTAGATATGAGGCGTGCGACACTTTATAAAGTTGGACTTATGATAATTGAGTATCAATATGAGTTTTTTACAGGTGGTCAGATTATGCCACTAACTTTAAAAACTTTAGCTGATGAGTTTGGTCATAACCCGTCCACTATTTCACGCGCTATTGCTAACAAGTATATAGCTTGTGATAGAGGTGTCCTTGCGATGAAAGAGTTTTTTACAACCGCAATAGATGATGATGTAAGTAACGCTGCTATAAAAGAGTTTTTAGTAGGTATAGTTAAGAAAGAAAGTCGTGAAAAACCACTTAGTGATATGAAACTATTAGACCTTATACAAGACAAGTTTAAAGTAAAAATGGTGAGACGAACTATTGCAAAATACAGAAAACAGTTAAATATAGCTGGTTCTAGTGAGAGGAAAAAATTATATCATCTGCATTAA
- the lptB gene encoding LPS export ABC transporter ATP-binding protein translates to MHTLKAVKLVKKIKDLEIVKGMSLDVKSGEVVGLLGPNGAGKTTTFYMICGLVEATSGEVFFDGENLSNMPLHQRAIKGIGYLPQEASIFKDLSVEDNLMVAAQVNIKDKAEQEKRILELLDMFNIEPIRYRKGISLSGGERRRVEIARALVNKPKFLLLDEPFAGVDPIAVMDIQKVIKQLVSYGIGVLITDHNVRETLAVCDRAYVIKAGELLASGTSDEIGQNADVRKHYLGEEFKL, encoded by the coding sequence ATGCACACGCTTAAAGCAGTCAAGTTAGTAAAAAAAATAAAAGATTTAGAGATTGTAAAAGGTATGAGTCTTGATGTAAAGAGTGGTGAAGTTGTTGGACTTCTTGGACCAAATGGAGCTGGGAAGACAACAACATTCTACATGATTTGTGGACTTGTTGAAGCTACTAGTGGTGAAGTTTTTTTTGATGGAGAAAACTTGTCAAATATGCCACTTCATCAAAGAGCGATTAAAGGTATCGGTTATTTACCTCAAGAAGCGTCTATCTTTAAAGATTTGAGTGTTGAAGATAACTTAATGGTTGCTGCTCAGGTAAATATAAAAGATAAAGCAGAACAAGAAAAAAGAATTTTAGAACTTCTTGATATGTTTAATATAGAACCAATTCGCTATCGCAAAGGGATTAGCCTTAGTGGTGGAGAAAGAAGGCGTGTAGAGATAGCAAGGGCCTTAGTAAATAAGCCAAAATTTTTACTTCTTGATGAACCTTTTGCAGGGGTTGACCCAATAGCAGTTATGGATATACAAAAAGTTATAAAACAACTTGTTTCTTATGGAATCGGGGTATTAATAACTGACCATAATGTTCGTGAAACTTTAGCTGTTTGTGATAGAGCGTATGTAATTAAAGCAGGTGAATTATTGGCATCTGGAACAAGTGATGAAATAGGACAAAATGCAGATGTTCGTAAACATTACCTAGGGGAGGAGTTTAAGCTTTAA
- the tsaE gene encoding tRNA (adenosine(37)-N6)-threonylcarbamoyltransferase complex ATPase subunit type 1 TsaE encodes MINYQLNLDQLHKIVEEISDKFKNGVVVLRGDLASGKTTLTKAFALHLGISEDVTSPTFSLQQCYGDKVFHYDIYNHGLEHFISLGMLEELDKDGLHFVEWGDEKLVEILNSAGMNNLTITITKNENNSRNYKVDYAHA; translated from the coding sequence ATGATAAATTATCAATTAAATTTAGACCAACTTCACAAAATAGTTGAAGAAATTAGTGATAAATTTAAAAATGGAGTAGTTGTTTTACGAGGTGATTTAGCATCTGGAAAGACAACTTTAACAAAAGCTTTTGCTTTGCATCTAGGCATTAGTGAAGATGTGACTTCTCCAACATTTTCACTTCAGCAATGTTATGGGGATAAAGTTTTTCACTATGATATTTACAATCATGGACTAGAGCATTTTATATCACTAGGAATGCTTGAAGAGTTAGATAAAGATGGACTTCATTTTGTAGAGTGGGGTGATGAAAAATTGGTAGAAATTCTAAATTCTGCTGGTATGAATAATCTAACAATTACAATAACAAAAAATGAAAATAATAGTAGAAATTATAAGGTAGATTATGCACACGCTTAA
- the trpD gene encoding anthranilate phosphoribosyltransferase, with amino-acid sequence MTYDEVRKQFNALFNQEMSKIQMKELLVGMTLDANTSVEAIAAAASVMRENAIPLPISEELRLKSMDIVGTGGDKIGSFNISSTVSILVASAGVYVAKHGSRSVTSKSGSADMFEKLGVRLDLCLKNSAKLLEESGFTFMFAQNHHPAMRFIMPIRKSIKDKTIFNILGPLTNPAGVKKSLLGVFNKSFVSKMNEALKINGSTSIMVVSSREGMDEISISDITYASRLCEGRIHEFEIDPQEYGIRLVPLKAIVGGDATFNAEILHNIFNSKATDAQRDIVCLNAAAAFMIDGYARDIQDGLEIAQKMIKTGKAKEKLKQIIDISNKL; translated from the coding sequence ATGACTTATGATGAAGTAAGAAAACAATTTAACGCGCTTTTTAATCAAGAAATGTCCAAAATACAAATGAAAGAGTTGTTGGTAGGAATGACACTAGATGCAAACACAAGTGTAGAAGCAATAGCTGCAGCTGCTAGTGTTATGCGAGAAAATGCAATACCATTACCTATAAGTGAAGAACTTCGCCTTAAATCTATGGATATTGTTGGAACAGGCGGAGATAAAATTGGTTCTTTTAATATCTCTTCAACTGTTTCTATCTTAGTAGCATCTGCTGGAGTTTATGTTGCAAAACATGGAAGTCGTTCTGTGACTTCAAAGTCTGGTAGTGCTGATATGTTTGAAAAACTAGGAGTTAGGCTAGACCTGTGTTTAAAAAATAGTGCGAAACTTTTAGAAGAATCAGGTTTTACATTTATGTTCGCACAAAATCATCATCCTGCTATGAGATTTATAATGCCTATTAGAAAAAGTATAAAAGATAAAACAATATTTAATATCTTAGGACCTTTAACAAATCCAGCAGGTGTTAAAAAATCACTTCTGGGTGTTTTTAATAAAAGCTTTGTGTCAAAAATGAATGAAGCTCTAAAGATAAATGGTTCAACTTCAATTATGGTTGTGAGTTCAAGAGAGGGAATGGATGAGATAAGCATTAGTGATATTACTTATGCATCTAGACTTTGTGAAGGAAGAATTCATGAGTTTGAAATAGACCCTCAGGAGTATGGAATAAGATTAGTTCCACTCAAAGCAATAGTTGGTGGAGATGCAACTTTTAATGCTGAAATTTTGCACAATATTTTTAATTCAAAAGCGACAGATGCACAAAGAGATATAGTATGTTTAAATGCCGCAGCTGCATTTATGATAGATGGATATGCAAGAGATATTCAAGATGGACTCGAAATTGCACAAAAAATGATAAAAACAGGAAAAGCCAAAGAGAAATTGAAACAAATCATAGATATTTCAAACAAATTATGA
- a CDS encoding RNA-binding S4 domain-containing protein, with the protein MRIDKFLNSVNITKRRSVAQDMISNKVVLINDKVVKASKNVEVGNIVSINYLNETKKYEVLKIPTTKSTPKSLQGEYIKDVP; encoded by the coding sequence ATGAGAATAGATAAATTTTTAAATTCAGTAAATATAACAAAAAGACGCTCAGTGGCTCAGGATATGATAAGCAATAAGGTTGTTTTGATAAACGATAAAGTTGTTAAGGCTAGTAAAAATGTTGAAGTTGGAAATATTGTGAGCATAAACTATTTAAATGAAACAAAAAAATATGAAGTTTTAAAAATACCTACAACAAAATCTACTCCAAAATCACTTCAAGGTGAATATATAAAGGATGTACCATGA